One Petrotoga sp. 9PW.55.5.1 genomic window carries:
- a CDS encoding NfeD family protein → MGQWGVWIIFAIIFAIAEAVLPSFFFLWFAIGAGVAAVSSLFISSASLNLIIFLTVSFILWISTKRIVQRLYKSSSDSKVYQEQIAGKKGKIDKIYDNGRIIVRIKGDEWRAFPEEDQPMNELHVGDDVIITRKSANFVYIKKLESSEDNKREEV, encoded by the coding sequence ATGGGGCAATGGGGTGTCTGGATCATATTTGCAATAATTTTTGCCATAGCCGAAGCAGTTCTTCCTTCATTTTTTTTCTTATGGTTTGCAATAGGAGCTGGAGTTGCTGCTGTTAGTTCTTTGTTTATTTCATCAGCATCTTTAAATTTAATTATATTTCTGACAGTTTCTTTTATACTTTGGATTTCAACCAAAAGAATAGTTCAAAGACTGTATAAAAGTTCATCAGATTCGAAAGTTTATCAGGAACAAATTGCCGGGAAGAAGGGCAAAATCGATAAAATTTATGATAATGGAAGAATAATAGTTAGAATCAAAGGTGATGAGTGGAGAGCTTTTCCTGAAGAAGATCAACCTATGAATGAATTACATGTTGGTGATGATGTCATAATAACTAGAAAAAGTGCTAATTTTGTCTATATAAAAAAATTAGAAAGTTCAGAGGATAACAAAAGGGAAGAAGTTTAG
- a CDS encoding SPFH domain-containing protein, with translation MFLILIIVVVFLIFLASVSLKVIRPYEKGLVERLGKFHRQVDSGLNFITPFIERITKVDLREMVIDVPPQEVITRDNVIVTVDAVIYYEVTDAYRVVYNVGDFTSAAVKLAQTNLRNVIGELELDQTLTSRERINTKLREVLDEATDKWGVRITRVEIKKIDPPQDIMDAMSKQMKAERMKRAVILEAEGYKQSQITRAEGDRNAAILKAEGEAEAVKKKADAEKYKLSIEADGEAEAILKVFNSIHKGNPTKDLITLRYFEALKSISDGQSTKIFMPYEISGILSSVAAMADISRNDVPLENNPKNKE, from the coding sequence ATGTTCCTGATTTTAATAATAGTTGTTGTGTTTCTTATTTTTTTAGCTTCAGTAAGTTTGAAGGTCATTCGTCCGTATGAAAAAGGCTTGGTAGAAAGATTAGGAAAGTTCCACAGACAGGTAGATTCAGGCTTGAATTTTATTACGCCATTTATAGAAAGAATAACTAAAGTTGATTTAAGAGAAATGGTAATAGATGTACCGCCTCAAGAAGTTATTACCAGAGACAACGTTATAGTTACTGTAGATGCTGTAATATACTATGAGGTTACCGATGCGTACAGAGTAGTATATAACGTTGGAGATTTCACTTCTGCTGCTGTAAAATTAGCTCAAACGAATTTAAGAAATGTAATAGGTGAGCTGGAATTGGACCAAACCCTTACATCTAGGGAAAGAATAAACACAAAATTAAGAGAGGTACTTGATGAAGCAACTGATAAATGGGGAGTTAGAATAACAAGAGTAGAAATTAAAAAGATTGATCCACCCCAAGATATAATGGATGCTATGAGCAAACAGATGAAAGCCGAAAGAATGAAAAGAGCAGTTATTTTAGAAGCCGAAGGGTATAAACAATCACAAATTACCCGAGCAGAAGGAGATAGAAATGCAGCAATTTTAAAGGCAGAAGGAGAAGCTGAAGCCGTTAAGAAGAAAGCAGACGCTGAAAAATACAAGCTTAGTATAGAAGCAGATGGTGAAGCGGAAGCTATTCTAAAAGTATTTAATTCTATACACAAAGGTAATCCTACAAAAGATTTAATAACCCTAAGATATTTTGAAGCTTTAAAATCCATTTCAGATGGACAATCTACAAAGATATTTATGCCTTATGAAATATCAGGCATACTTAGTTCTGTAGCTGCTATGGCTGATATCTCAAGAAATGATGTCCCTTTAGAAAACAATCCAAAAAATAAAGAATAA
- a CDS encoding thioredoxin family protein, whose product MEKMLDKDTQNKVREILQELTQPVKIVLIKNEGEYSDIVEQLLDELKELDERIIVNSYHSDSEEARTYQFENDLLPALLILDNDGKDYRIRYYGIPSGYEFTTLLQNIIAVSNKTVNSFTKENIEKLANINKELRIRVFVTPTCPYCPKSVLAAHQTAMLNPKITGEMIEANEFGRISFEYGVSSVPQTVIEVKENGKWVKKGEFVGAYPENSYVEEILKAVE is encoded by the coding sequence ATGGAAAAAATGCTAGACAAGGATACACAAAATAAAGTGAGAGAGATTTTACAAGAATTAACACAACCTGTCAAAATCGTACTGATAAAAAATGAAGGAGAATACTCTGATATTGTTGAACAACTTTTAGACGAACTAAAGGAATTAGACGAAAGAATAATAGTAAATAGCTATCATTCTGATTCAGAAGAAGCAAGAACTTATCAATTTGAAAATGATCTCTTACCGGCTTTGTTGATTTTAGACAACGATGGTAAAGATTATAGAATAAGGTACTACGGTATACCTTCAGGATACGAATTTACCACACTTTTACAGAATATTATAGCAGTTTCAAATAAAACGGTTAACTCTTTCACTAAGGAAAATATAGAAAAATTAGCTAATATAAATAAAGAATTACGCATAAGAGTTTTCGTTACTCCAACATGCCCATACTGTCCAAAATCTGTTTTAGCGGCTCATCAAACAGCTATGTTGAATCCGAAAATCACCGGGGAAATGATTGAAGCTAACGAATTTGGTAGAATTTCTTTTGAATACGGTGTCAGTTCTGTTCCACAGACTGTTATAGAAGTTAAAGAAAACGGAAAGTGGGTTAAAAAAGGAGAATTCGTAGGAGCTTATCCAGAAAACAGTTACGTTGAAGAAATTCTAAAAGCAGTAGAATAA
- the trxB gene encoding thioredoxin-disulfide reductase, producing the protein MFFNVEGQNKKDKLKEFYDVIIIGGGPAGISAAIYAIQGGASALVIEKAIEGGQMNLTDIVENYPGFKSIKGQELSSLMKQHAVHFGAEFYSGEVKEIKSEEDFKEVIIDNGIIFKSKTLMIASGSNPKKLGVKGEKEFTSKGVSYCASCDGHFFKDKKVAVIGGGNTAVEEAVYLSNIAREVYIIHRRDKLRADKLYQERAFEKENIKFIWNSVVEEIKGKEKVQSLVLKNVKTGELKEELFDGVFIFVGLVPETSFLDINNFETDEYGFLITDKNMETRVKGIYAIGDIRHKEIRQIVTAVADGAIASSHAVREYINETRNKQVKIDKIEI; encoded by the coding sequence ATGTTTTTCAACGTTGAAGGACAAAATAAAAAAGATAAATTAAAAGAATTTTATGATGTTATAATAATTGGCGGCGGACCGGCAGGGATATCCGCCGCTATATATGCGATTCAAGGAGGCGCTTCTGCCTTAGTGATTGAAAAGGCTATAGAAGGCGGCCAAATGAATTTAACTGATATTGTAGAGAATTACCCAGGTTTTAAATCGATAAAAGGCCAAGAACTTTCGTCTTTGATGAAACAACACGCTGTACATTTTGGAGCAGAATTTTATTCTGGAGAAGTAAAAGAAATAAAATCAGAAGAAGACTTCAAAGAAGTAATTATAGATAATGGAATTATATTTAAATCTAAAACTTTAATGATAGCAAGCGGTTCTAATCCAAAAAAACTAGGAGTAAAAGGAGAGAAGGAATTTACTTCTAAAGGTGTTTCTTACTGTGCTTCTTGTGACGGACATTTTTTTAAAGATAAAAAAGTGGCGGTTATAGGTGGGGGAAATACTGCGGTCGAAGAGGCTGTTTATTTATCAAATATTGCCCGTGAAGTTTATATAATTCATAGGAGAGACAAGTTAAGAGCTGATAAACTTTATCAAGAAAGAGCTTTTGAAAAAGAAAATATTAAATTCATTTGGAATTCTGTTGTTGAAGAAATAAAAGGGAAGGAAAAAGTGCAAAGCTTAGTTTTAAAAAATGTAAAAACCGGTGAGTTAAAAGAAGAACTTTTTGATGGCGTTTTTATTTTCGTTGGACTAGTTCCTGAAACAAGTTTTCTAGATATTAATAATTTTGAAACTGATGAATACGGGTTTTTAATTACAGACAAGAATATGGAAACAAGGGTAAAAGGTATTTATGCCATTGGCGATATCAGACACAAAGAAATAAGGCAGATAGTAACCGCTGTTGCTGATGGAGCCATTGCTTCTTCTCATGCTGTTCGAGAATATATTAACGAAACCCGAAATAAACAAGTTAAAATTGACAAAATAGAAATTTGA
- the rpsO gene encoding 30S ribosomal protein S15: MSRGLDPEKKDDIIEEFKINDKDTGSVEVQVALLTARIKHLTEHLKQHPKDYHSRRGLMMMVGKRRKMLKYLRKKKPLVYQEIINKLGIRG, encoded by the coding sequence ATGTCAAGAGGATTAGACCCCGAAAAAAAAGACGATATTATTGAAGAGTTTAAGATCAACGACAAAGACACGGGTTCAGTTGAAGTTCAAGTTGCGTTACTTACTGCCAGAATCAAACATTTGACAGAACACTTAAAACAACACCCCAAAGATTATCACAGTCGACGTGGTTTGATGATGATGGTAGGAAAAAGAAGAAAGATGCTAAAATACTTAAGAAAGAAAAAACCGTTAGTTTATCAAGAAATCATAAATAAACTAGGTATCAGAGGTTAA